The genomic segment TGCTGGGCGAAGCGGTTGCCCTGCGCATCGGTCTCGACCTTGATCGAGATATCGGAGACCTCGCCCGCCTCGACGCCGCGGAACTGCACCTTGGTGCCGCGCTCGATGCCTTGGACGGCATCGTCAAAGAGGAGCGTGTAGCGCGCGGGCTCGGCGATATCATTGCCGAAGATCGAGCCGCGCGCGGCCTCGACCGAGGGGTAGAGGCGGAACGGAAAGCCGTTCTGGATGAAGCTGCCGCCGGTCGCGAAGGTGTCGAACTCGATCCCGCCCTGCACCAGCGAGGCCAGCGAGCGGACATCGAGGCTCACCCCCGAGGGCCCGAGCGAGACCGACACGCCCGAGGTATCCCAAAACCGCGTCGCGGTGGTCAGGCGCTTGTCATGGGGGGCGTCGATGAAGGCATCGACGATCACGCCCGAGTCGGCGGCGTTGAGCCGCAGGTTCTGGATCCGCCCGACGGTGACCCCGCGAAACAGCACCGGCGCCCCTTCGACGAGCCCGCCCGCATCCTCGGCGCGCAGCTCGACGCGGGTGCCCTTGGTCGGGTCGGGCGTGATCGGCGGCTTGTCGAGGCCGTTGAAGAGCTTGGCCTCGCCCTTCGGTTCGGCATCCCAATAGCCCTCGACGAAGGTGCCCGAGAGCACCGTGTCGAGCCGCGAGATCCCCTGCGCGGAGACCTGCGGGCGCACCAGCCAGAACCGCGCCTCGCTGTCGATGAAATGCGCGACATCCTTGTCGACGCGGATCTTCACCCGCACCGATTTCAGATCGGGCGAGAAGCCCACCGTTTCGACCTTGCCGACCTCGACCTCGCGGAATTTCAGCGGCGTCTCGCCCGGGTGCAGCCCGGTCGCATCGGCGAAATCGATCTCGATCAGCACGCCGCGGTCGGCATAGGCCTTCCAAGCCACGCCCAGCGTGATCGCCAGCGCCAGAAGCGGCACCAGCCAGATCACCGACAGCCGCGTCCAGATCGGGTTCGGCGCGGGGCTCGTGACCAGCTCGGCGGGGGCGTTTTGCTCGGGTGTGTCGGTCATGGTCCTGTCGTCCTTGCGGGGCCGCGCCAGATCAGCCGCGGGTCGAAACTTTGCGCCGAGAGCATGGTGAGCGCAACCGAGAGCGCGAAGGAGGCCGCAGCGGGCCCCGGATGGATCGAGGCGACGGTGCCCAGTTGCACCAGCGCCGAGAGAATTGCCACCACGAATACGTCGATCATCGACCAGCGGCCAATGAATTCGACGACTTCGTAGAGATGAAGATGCGGATGCGCGCCGGCGCGGCGTTCATTGCCGACCGAGAGCGCCAGATAGGCGATGGCGAGAAATTTCGAGATCGGGATCACGATCGAGGCGAGGAACACGATCGCGGCGACGAAATAGCTGCCATGGGCGACGAGCTCGACCACGCCGCCGAGGATGGTGTTTTCCTGATGTCCGGTGAGCGTGGCGGTGCGCAGCATCGGCGTGAGGTTCGCGGGGATGTAGAAGATCAGCCCCGCCAGCCACCAGGCCCAGACCCGTTGCAGCCCGCGCCCGTCGACCGGGTGCAGCCGCGCGCCACAGCGCCCGCACTCCGCCGTGCCCTCGGGCCAGACCCGCCCGCAGCGCGTGCACCCCACCAGCCCCGCATCGCGCGCGGTGAGCACGGTCATTTCCTGCCGATCGCGTCCCATATCGTCCATTGGCTGAGGAAGGCGTTTTTCAGCGCCGTCACGATGATGAGCGCGCAAAACGCCCAGAACGCCGGCCCGAGCGAGACCGAGGCGAGCCCGCCGATCTTCACCAGCGCGACCGCGGTGCCGATGATGAAGATCTCGGCCATCGACCAGGGCTCGAGCTCCTCGGCGAGACGAAAGGCCTGCGCCGCGTGCGGCCAGGCGGGGCGGGCATTGGCCAGCGGCCAGAGCACATAGATCAGCGCCCCGAACCGCAGGATCGGCAGCCCGACGATCAGCATCAAGACCGCGAAGGCCAAGGGCGCAAGGAAGCCCTCGGAAAACGCCATCGCCACCTCGAAGACCGAGCTTGCGTGCGAAAACCCCTGCGCCGAGATCTTCAGGAACGGAAAGAAGATCGCCGCGATCATCAGGATCATCGCCGTGAAGGCGAGCGCGATCACATGCAGAAACGACCGCGCCCGCGGCGTGATCAGGAGCGTGCCGCAGCGCGCGCAGGCGGCGCGCTCGCTCTCGCCCAGCCGGGCGGAGCGGTGCAGCGCATCGCAAGAGGGGCAGGCGATCAGCTGATCGAGGGGGGCGGGGCTGGACATGGCTCGAAAATAGACGCCGCGCGCGGCGAGGCAAGCCTCCAGCGGAAAAACCCGGCATTTTACCCTTTAAGCGCACATTAACAGGACCGTGCTACACCTGATCCCGGGTGAAAAGAGGTGGTGGGATGAGCGCGCGTGAAAATGCGGCGCCAGTCATCATCAAACGCAAGAAGGTCGTCGGCGGCGACGGGCACCACGGTGGGGCGTGGAAAGTGGCCTATGCCGACTTCGTGACCGCCATGATGGCCTTCTTTCTGCTGATGTGGCTGTTGAACGCAACGACGGAAAAACAACGCAAGGGGCTTGCGGATTATTTCAATCCGACGATCCCGATCAACCGGATCTCCGGCGGGGGCGAGGGCGCCTTCGGGGGCGATTCCGTCTTCTCCGAGGATCAGGTGGCGCAAACCGGCACCGGCGCGAGCGCGCAAAAGCCCGCGCAGGAGCGTCAGGCCAAGGGCCAGCAGGGCGAGGCGGCGGCCGACAAGAAGGAGGAGGCCGCGAAAGCCGAGGAGACCGCGCAGCTCGAGAAGGCCGCGCGCGATCTGCAACAGGCGCTGGCCGGGGTCGGCGGTGAGTCGATGGTGACGGAAAACCTCGCGCGCCACATCGTCACTCGGGTGACCGATGAGGGGCTGATCGTCGAGTTTTTCGACCTCGAGGAGGAGCCGCTGTTCGTCGGCGAGACCGATGAGCCGCAGCCGGTTCTGCGCGAGATCTCGAAGATGTTGGTGCGGGTGTTCGGGCTGGTGAAGAACCCGGTCGCGCTGAACGGTTATAGCAAGTCCTACCCCGAGATGTTGCGGCAAAACCCGGTCTGGGATCTATCCCTTGCGAGGGCTCAGGCGATGCGCCAGCTTCTTGAGGCCGATGGGCTCGACAAGATGCGGGTCGATCGGGTGACGGGGTTCGCCGATCGCCGGCCCGCCTCGCAACATCCGATGGCGGTGCGCAACAACCGGCTCGAGCTGATCTTGCTGCGCAACGGGAAGTGACGCCAAGGCGAGATAAATTTGACCTGTTAGGGGGATATTAAGAGTGCGTGCGGCAAGCTGCAGTCTGATCGAGGGACGCAGCAGCAGAAAGGCGCTTTCATGTCCATTTCCTCTTCGCTCAACGCGGGCGTTGCCGGTCTTGCCGCCAACGCCACTCGTCTTGCGACGATCTCGGATAACATCGCGAACTCCGGGACCTATGGCTATAAACGAGCGACCGCCGATTTCGAGAGCATGGTGCTCAATCAGGCGCGCAACTCGGGGACCTATTCGGCGGGGGGCGTGCGCGCCTCGACCGCGCGGCTGATCGATGAGCGCGGCTCGCTCGTCTCGACCTCGAACGCGATGGACCTCGCGGTGTCGGGGCGCGGGTTCCTGCCGGTCGCCACGACCACCCAGATCGAAAATACCTTCGGCGATCAGCCGCTTTTGATGACGACGACCGGGTCTTTCCACACCGACAGCGAGGGCGTGCTGCGCACCGATTCCGGGCTGGTGCTGATGGGCTGGCCCGCGAACGCCGATGGCTCGATCCCGACCCTGCCGCGGGATACGACCTCGGGCCTGCAGCCGGTGGTGATCAACGCCAACCAGACCGCGGGCGACCCGACCACGACGATGAACCTCGGCGTCAACCTGCCCTCCTGGCAGACGGAATCCGATTCGACCGGCGAGACGCTGCCGCTCTCGGTGGAGTATTTCGGCAACCTCGGTAACTCCGAGACCCTCGATGTCACCTTCACGCCGGTCGTGCCGGCCTCGGGCTCGTCGAACCAATGGACGATGGTGATCCGCGATTCCGCGACGCTTGATGACGCCTCGACCGCCGGGGTCGATGAGAGCATCCTGGGCGAATATACCCTGACCTTCGACAATACGAGCGTGAATGGCGGCACGCTGTCCTCGGTGACGACCGTTTCCGGCGCGGTCTATGACGGTGCGAACGGAACCTTGACGCTGCCCGTCGCGGAGGGGCTGCAAACGCTCACCCTGACGATCGGCAAGATCGGGGACACCAATGGCCTGACCCAGCTCGCCACCGATTTCGCGCCGACCTCGATCGTGAAGGACGGCTCGCCCGTGGGTAACCTGACTGCGGTGGAGATCGATGAAAACGGGTTCATCAAGGCGACCTATGACACCGGGTTCATCCGGACCGTCTACCAGATCCCGCTTGTCGATGTGCCCAACCCCAACGGCCTGACGGCGCTCGATAACCAGACCTATCAGGTCTCGCCGACCTCGGGCTCCTTCTTCCTGTGGGATGCCGGCGACGGCCCCACCGGCACGGTCGAGGGCTATGCCCGTGAGGGTTCCGCCGTCGATGTGGCACAGGAGTTGACCAACCTGATCCAGACGCAGCGCGCCTATTCCTCGAACGCCAAGGTCATTCAGACCGTGGACGAGATGCTGCAGGAGACGACCAACATCAAGCGCTGAGGTGACGCTCGGCGCGGAGGCTGACAGATGAGCATTTCGGGATCCCTTTCGAACGCACTCTCCGGGCTGACCGCAGCAGCCCGAATGGCCGATGTCGTCTCCTCGAACACTGCGAATGCGCTGACCGAAGGCTATGCGCGGCGGGAGATTTCTCTCGTCGCGCAGTCGGTCGGCGGCAATGGCGCCGGCGTCAAGGTCGTTGGCGTCAATCGGTCGGTGAATGAGCCGGTCTTGCAAGATCGCCGCATCGCCACGGCGGCCGCCAGCAATGCGACGGCCCGCACGGATTTCTACGCCCAGATCGAAGAGATGATCGGCACGCCCGAGGATGCCAGCTCGCTCTCGTCGCGCCTCGCAACCCTCGATTCGAGCCTGATCACCGCCGCCTCGATGCCGGAGAGTGAATCGCGGCTGTCGGCCGTGCTTTCGAGCGCGCGAAACGTCTCCGATCAGCTCAACGAGATGTCCGACGGGCTGATGCAAATTCGCATGAATGCGGACAAATCGATCTCGGCGCAGGTCGATACGCTCAACCAGTCACTCACTCAGATCGATGAGCTCAACGCGAAGATCCTCGCGGTCCGCAGCTCTGGCAGCGATGCGACCGCGCTCCTCGATCAGCGCCAGGCCCTCGTCGACAAGGTGTCCGAGATCGTTCCGGTGCGCCAGTTGCAGCGCGATAATGACCAGATCGTCCTTTACACCACCGGCGGCGCGATCTTGCTCGAGGGGAACCCGGCGGAGATCGGCTTCACCCCGACCCCGGTGATCACCGCCGGCATGACCCGCGAAAATGGCGCGTTGAGCGGGTTGACGATCAACGGGATGGCGGTTTCTCCCGCCGACGATGGCGTCCTGGGGGGCGGAACCCTCGGGGCCATGTTCGCGGTGCGCGACGAGCTTGCCCCCGAGGTTCAAAGCCAGATCGACGCGGTCGCGCGGGATCTGATCGAACGGTTTTCCGACAGCGCGGTGGACCCGACCCTCACCGCCACGACGCCCGGGCCTTTCACGGATGGCGGGGCGGTCTTCGATGCAAGCCTCGAGGTCGGGCTTGCCGGGCGGATCGAAATCAACGCCGCCGCAGATCCGGAACAGGGCGGTGCGCTTTGGCGCCTTCGCGACGGTATGGGCGCGACAACCCCGGGCGATGTCGGAAACTCGACCCTGCTCGTCGCGCTCAGCGACGCGCTCAACACCGAGCGCGTGCCCGCTTCCGGCGATTTCGGCCTCTCGATGCGCAGCGCCTCCGGGCTCGTGTCCGATCTGCTTTCCTCTGTCTCGAGCGATCGCCAGGCTTCGGAAACCGTGCAGTCCTACACCACCGCGCGGCAGGAAACCCTGAACGAGATGGCCCTCGCCGATGGGGTCGACACCGATTACGAGCTGCAAACTCTGCTCAAGGTCGAACAGGCCTATGCCGCAAATGCGCGCGTTATCAAGACCTTGGATGAACTCATGCAGCAACTGTTGAGCTGGTAAGATGAATTACATTTCCGTCGGCGACATGGCTCAGACCTATCAGATGCGGCTCCATAATACGCAGCTGAAAACCACGCTCAACCGCCTCTCGGAGGAGGTCGTGACCGGCATTCAGAAAGACGTCGGAAAAGCCGTCGGGGGCGATTTCACGATGCTCTCCTCGATCAACCGCTCGATCTCCGCGATCGCCTCTTACGATCAGGCGACGGCCGAGGCGGGGATCTTCGCCGATGCCATGCAAAACAGTCTCGATCTGATGCGCACCTCGGCGAGCGAAATCGGGGTGAGCCTGATGTCGGCTGCGACGAGCTCGACGCCGACCCTCGTCAACACCACGGTCGCCACCGCCAGCGACATGTTCTCCTCGATCGTGGATGCGCTGAACACCAATGTCTCCGGGCGCTATGTCTTCTCCGGCACGGCGACCGATACGAAGCCCCTCGACGCGGCCGAAGATATTCTGAGTGCGCTGGGCGCGCATGTTGCCGGCCTGACAACCTCTGCTGATATCGAGGCGGCGGTCGAGGCCTGGTTCATGGCCGATCCGGGTGATGGTGGGTTCATCGACCAATCCTACCACGGCAGCCAGTCCGAGCTCGGTCCGATCCGCGTGGCCGATGGCCAGACCGTCAAGCTGCAGATGCGTGCCGTCGATCCGGAGATTCGGGAGGCTCTCGCCGGCTTTGCCCTCGCCGCATTGGTGAGCAACAACTACGTCGGTTCCGATTTCACCATCCACTCCGAGCTCGCGCAAGCCTCCGGGGAGCGGATTGTCGCGGCGGGCAGCACGCTTGCCTCCCTGCAGGCCGGCGTGGGCAGTGTTCAGGGCCGCATCTCCGATGCCCAGACCCAGAATGCCGCCGAGAAATCGTCGCTCGAAATCGCCCGCACCAATTTGATCGGCGCCGACCCCTACGACAGCGCGACGGCGCTCGAGGCGGCGCAATCGCAGCTTGAAACCCTCTATACCTTGACCGCGCGACTCTCGTCGCTCTCCTTGGCGGATTATCTGTGATGAAACTCCTCCTCGCTCTCGTCCTCGCGCTGCTGCCGGCCCTCGCCTCTGCCGCGCCCATCCGCATCAAGGATCTCGTCGAGTTCGACGGGGTTCGCGGCAACGATCTCGTCGGTTACGGCTTGGTGGTCGGCCTCAATGGCACGGGCGATGGCATCCGCAACTCGCCCTTCACCGAGGATATCATGTCCAATATCCTCGAGCGGCTTGGCGTTAACGTTACCGGCGAGCAATTCCGACCAAAGAACGTCGCGGCGGTCATGGTGACCGCGACGCTGCCCCCCTTCGCGCGGGCGGGGAGCAAGGTCGATGTCACGGTCTCTGCCATCGGTGATGCCAAAAGTCTGCTGGGCGGGACGCTGATCATGACGCCGCTGAACGCGGCAGATGGTGAGATCTACGCCGTCGCGCAGGGCACGATCATCGCTGGCGGCGTGTCTGCGGAGGGGCAGGGCGCGTCCGTCGTTCAAGGCGTGCCGACCTCCGGCTCGATCCCCGGGGGCGGTCGCATCGAGCGAGAAATCGCCTTTGAGCTCAACAGCTTGCAAACGGTTCGCCTGGCCCTGCGCACGCCCGATTTCACCACCGCCGGGCGTATCGAACAGGCGATCAACAAGGAATTCGGCAGCCGGGTCGCGACCATGCAGGACGCTGGCACCGTTGCGGTCGATATCCCGCGGGCCAACATGCGCTCGGCGGCGCATGTGTTGGGGCGGCTCGAGAACATCCCGGTCGAGCCCGAGCGGCGCGCGCGCGTCGTCGTCGATCAACGCTCGGGGACGATCGTCATGGGGGATGACGTGCGCATCTCCCGCGTCGCGGTCAGCCAGGGGAACCTGACGCTGCGGGTCGAGGAGGCGCCGCTCGTGGTGCAGCCGAACCCCTTTGCCGAGGGGCAAACCGTTGTCGTCCCGCGCACCCAAGCCTCGATCCAGGAAAACCCCGGCATCCATATGGCGGAGGTGGCCGAGGGCAGTTCGCTTTCCGAGGTCGTCGCGGGGCTCAACGCCCTTGGCGTGAGCCCGCGCGACATGATCGATATCCTCAAGAGTATCAACTCGGCCGGTGCGCTCCACGCCGAATTCGTGGTGAACTGAGCGGCGCGAAGCCGGAGCGCCGGGCGGCTCTCAACCTGCAAGCCCGGCGCAGGCGGCGGTGATCCGGTCCAGCGCGCTGCGCAACTCCGCCTCCGAGGTCGCGTAGGAGATCCGGAAATAGGGCGAGAGGCCAAAGGCGGCGCCGGGCACCATCGCGACATCGGCCTCCTCCAGAAGCCAGGCGCAAAATGCCCGATCCGAGTCGATCACCCGCCCCGACGGGGTCGTTTTCCCGATCACGCCTGCGCAGGAGGCGAAGGTATAAAACGCCCCCTCGGGCACGCGACAGCTGATCCCCGGGATCGCGTTCAACGCCCCCACCACCATGTCGCGCCGCTTCTGGAAACTCGCGGCGCGCTCGGCCAGATAGTCCTGCGGCCCGGTCAAGGCGGCGAGCGCGCCCGCCTGGCTGATCGAGCTTGGGCAGGAGGTCGACTGGCTCTGCACCACCGCCATCGCCTTGATCAGCGCCTCGGGCCCGCCGGCATAACCGATCCGCCAACCGGTCATCGCATAGGCCTTCGAGACCCCGTTCACCGTCAGGATCCGATCCTTCAGCCGCGGTTCCAACGCCGCAGGCGTCACGAACCGGAAACCGTCGTAAACGATATGCTCATACATGTCGTCGACCATCAGCCAGATCTGCGGACGCCCGAGCAGCACCTCGAGCAGCGGCCGGTAATCCGCCTCCGCATAGGCCGCGCCCGTCGGGTTCGAGGGCGAGTTGAGCAAGACCCATCGCGTGCGCGGCGTGATCGCGGCGGCGAGATCCTCGGCCGAGAGTCGGAACCCCTGCGCGCCGTCGCAAGGCACCGCGACCGGCACGCCGCCCGCGATCTGCACGATGTCGAAATACGAGGTCCAGCACGGCGTCGGGATGATCACCTCATCGCCCGGGTTGAGGCTCGCCATGAAGGCGTTGAACAGGATCTGCTTGGCCCCCGCCGCGACAGTGATCTCTGCGGGCCCATAAACGACCCCGTTCTCGCGCCGGAACTTCTCGGCGATCGCGGCTTTCAGCTCGGGCGTACCGTCAAGCGCGGTGTATTTCGTCTGGCCGAGCGCCATCGCGGCACTCGCGGCCTCTTTCACATGCTCGGGAGTGTCGAAATCGGGCTCGCCCGCGCCGAGGATGATCATCGGTCGCCCCGCGCGTTTGAGCGCGCCGGCGCGCGCGCCGATCTGCAAGATCTCGGAAACGCCGAGCGTGGCGATCCGATCGGCCGGGACGAACCCGGCCGTTTCATTGAATTTTTCGGTCATGCCCGCCTCAGTCGATATCGAAAACGACGCCCTGCGCCAGCGGCAGCTCGCGCGAGAAGTTGATCGTATTGGTCGCGCGGCGCATGTAGCCCTTCCACGCATCCGAGCCGCTCTCGCGCCCGCCGCCGGTCTCTTTCTCGCCGCCGAACGCGCCGCCGATCTCGGCGCCCGAGGTGCCGATATTGACATTGGCGATCCCGCAATCCGAGCCGCGCGCCGACAGGAAGGTCTCCATCTCGCGCATGTCGAGCGTGAAGATCGACGAGCTCAGCCCCGCGCCGACCGCGTTGTGGCTCTCGAGCACGGCATCGAAGTCATTGTATTTCATGACATAAAGGATCGGCGCGAAGGTCTCTTCGAGAACCGGCCCGGTTTGCTCGGGCATTTCGACCAAGGCCGGGTGCACATAATAGGCCGCGTTCGAGGCGACCGAGGCGCGCGCCCCGCCATGGACCTTGCCGCCCGCCGCCCGCGCGGCCTCGAGCGCGCTCTGCATCGCGTCGAAGGCGAGCTTGTCGATCAGCGGCCCGACGAGCGCCTGCGTCTCGAGCGGGTTGCCCACCGAAACGCTCGCATAGGCCTTGATCAGCCGCGGCACCAGCGCGTCATAGACGCTCTCATGCACGAAGAGCCGGCGCATCGTGGTGCAGCGTTGGCCCGCCGTGCCCATCGCGCCGAAGGCGACCGCGCGCAGCGCCATGTCGAGATCGGCCGAGGGGCAGACGATGCCCGCGTTGTTGCCGCCGAGCTCGAGGATCGAGCGCCCGAACCGCGCCGCGACCTTCGGCCCGACGATCCGGCCCATGCGGGTCGAGCCAGTGGCCGAGATCAGCGCGACATCATGGCTCTCGACGAGCGTGTTGCCGACATCGCCCGCGCCGATCAGCACCTGCGAGAGATCTGCCGGCGCCGCGCCGAACCGCGCCAGCGCGCGTTCGAGGATCGCCTGGCTCGCAAGCGCGGTGAGCGGCGTCTTTTCCGAGGGTTTCCAGATCACGCTGTTGCCGCACACGAGCGCGAGCGCGGTGTTCCACGACCAGACCGCGACCGGGAAGTTGAAGGCCGAGATCACGCCGACGACGCCGAGCGGGTGCCAGGTTTCCATCATCCGGTGGCCCGGGCGCTCGGTCGCGATGGTCAGGCCGTAAAGCTGGCGCGAGAGGCCGACCGCGAAATCGCAGATGTCGATCATCTCCTGCACCTCGCCGAGGCCCTCGGACGGGCTCTTGCCGGCCTCGATCGAGACGAGACGGCCGAGCGCGTCCTTCGCGGCGCGCAGCTCCTCGCCCAGAAGCCGCACGAGCTCGCCGCGCTTGGGCGCGGGCACCTCGCGCCAGGCCTTGAACGCCACCTTGGCGCGCGCGATCGCGGCCTCGGCGGTGGCGGGGGTGTCGGTCACCAGGGCGCCGATCTGCTCGCCGGTCACCGGGCTGAAGCTGGCCATCGGCCCGCCGGTATAGAGAGCGGCATCGACGCCGAGCTGATCGAGGAGCGTTTTGGCTTCGGTTGCAAGCGACATGGGGGTCCTTCCTGTGGGTCTTATTCGACGAAATGGATGAGGGTGACGAGCGCCGCCGCGAGGGCGAGGCCGTAGAGGGTAAAGCCGCGGTTGATCGTGAAGGTCACCCGCGCGGGGGAGAGCCCGAGCGCGCGGCCGGTGATGATCGACATCGCCGAGATCGGCGAGGCGGAGATCGCGAGCGCCCAGGCAAAGCAGAGCGCGAGCGCGAGCGAGAGCGGGTGGGCGGCGCCGACCGGCCCCGCGCCGAAGAGCTGCGCGGCCATCACCATCACGATCGAATGGGGGATGAGCGCGGCGCCGGCGAGCGGGATCAGCACGAGGCAGCCGAGGATGATCGCGAGCGCGGGCAGCGCGCCGCTTTCGATCAGCGCGCCGATGCCGAGCGCGTTGAGCGCGAGCGAGACGCCCGCCCCGATCACCGCCGCGGCGAGGAAGATCGTCGCCTCGTTCGCCATCGTGCTCGAGGCCTCGGCGAGCGTGTCGAGCGGGTTTTGCCGGCGGGCCGGGCGGGCGGCGGGCTCGAGGATCGGCCAGAGCAGGGCGAGGAGCGGCAGCACGAGGCAGGCCGCGACGAGGAAGCTCACATCGAGCGCGCGGTGGAGCGCGAGCGTCACCGCGATCAGCCCCGCCACCCCGGCGAGGATCGCGCCGAGCGCCCGGGCCCCGCCCGCGGGCGCTGTGCTTTCCGGGTCGGGCGCGGTGGCGCCGCGGTCAAAGGCCAGCGCGCCGAGCGAGACGAGCATCGCGGCGCCGAAGCTCACCCCGAGAAACACCACCGGATCGAGCGCCGGGATCGCCGAGGTCACGATCGCAAAGCCCACCCCGATCGGGTTCCAGACCGTCATCAGGAGCGTGCCGCGCAGCGCCGCGAGCGTGACCGGGCCCGGGTCGAGGCCGGGCTTGCCCTCCGCGCGCGCCCGCGCGGCATGGTCGGCGGCGATATCGGACATCATCCCGATCGTGCCGATGTTGAACAGAACCGAGAGGAATTGCGCGCCGAAGGTCATCGCCGCCGCGCGCATCCGGGCGGGGAAGGCGAAGAGCTGCGCCGCCGCCGCGCCGATCACCTTCGAGGCGCGCACCGGCGCGCGGATCAGCCCGAGCGTGGTCAGAAAGGCCGAAAACGCCGTGCCCTGCATCAGCGCGCGTTCCATCGCGGGCAAGGCTTCGGGCGCGGTGAGCGCCACCGTCGCCGCCACGACCAGCGCGCCGATCGCGAAGACCCGGGCGATCTTGTTCACCGCGCCGAGCCGCAAGAGCGCAAGCGCGACCGCCGCCGCCGCCGCGAGCCCGTTCAGCGCCGCGAGCTCGGGCCAGAGACGCGCGCCGATCTGCCCGGCCAGAAGCCCCGCGATCATCACGACCGCAAGCCCGCCCGAGACCCGGCGCAGCCCCGCACCGCGCGCCGCCATCGTGACCCCGCTCTGCATCGCTCAGACCCGGTCCGAGACGAAATGCTTCAGCCCCGCGCCCGCCGCGTAATAGGCGAATTTCGCCTCGCGCAGCGCCGCGGTTTCGACCTTGGTGACCGGCAAAGGCATCGCCTCGAGCGGCAGATCGCACAGGATATGCCGCGCGAGCGCCTTGCCAAAGACCGTGCCCGGCGCGATCCCGCGGCCGTTGTAGCCGCAAAACGTCAGCGCGCGCTCGCCAAAGACATGCAGCCGCGGCAGGTTGTTCGCGG from the Rhodobacter xanthinilyticus genome contains:
- a CDS encoding pyridoxal phosphate-dependent aminotransferase; translated protein: MTEKFNETAGFVPADRIATLGVSEILQIGARAGALKRAGRPMIILGAGEPDFDTPEHVKEAASAAMALGQTKYTALDGTPELKAAIAEKFRRENGVVYGPAEITVAAGAKQILFNAFMASLNPGDEVIIPTPCWTSYFDIVQIAGGVPVAVPCDGAQGFRLSAEDLAAAITPRTRWVLLNSPSNPTGAAYAEADYRPLLEVLLGRPQIWLMVDDMYEHIVYDGFRFVTPAALEPRLKDRILTVNGVSKAYAMTGWRIGYAGGPEALIKAMAVVQSQSTSCPSSISQAGALAALTGPQDYLAERAASFQKRRDMVVGALNAIPGISCRVPEGAFYTFASCAGVIGKTTPSGRVIDSDRAFCAWLLEEADVAMVPGAAFGLSPYFRISYATSEAELRSALDRITAACAGLAG
- a CDS encoding flagellar basal body P-ring protein FlgI, whose protein sequence is MKLLLALVLALLPALASAAPIRIKDLVEFDGVRGNDLVGYGLVVGLNGTGDGIRNSPFTEDIMSNILERLGVNVTGEQFRPKNVAAVMVTATLPPFARAGSKVDVTVSAIGDAKSLLGGTLIMTPLNAADGEIYAVAQGTIIAGGVSAEGQGASVVQGVPTSGSIPGGGRIEREIAFELNSLQTVRLALRTPDFTTAGRIEQAINKEFGSRVATMQDAGTVAVDIPRANMRSAAHVLGRLENIPVEPERRARVVVDQRSGTIVMGDDVRISRVAVSQGNLTLRVEEAPLVVQPNPFAEGQTVVVPRTQASIQENPGIHMAEVAEGSSLSEVVAGLNALGVSPRDMIDILKSINSAGALHAEFVVN
- the amaB gene encoding L-piperidine-6-carboxylate dehydrogenase, with the translated sequence MSLATEAKTLLDQLGVDAALYTGGPMASFSPVTGEQIGALVTDTPATAEAAIARAKVAFKAWREVPAPKRGELVRLLGEELRAAKDALGRLVSIEAGKSPSEGLGEVQEMIDICDFAVGLSRQLYGLTIATERPGHRMMETWHPLGVVGVISAFNFPVAVWSWNTALALVCGNSVIWKPSEKTPLTALASQAILERALARFGAAPADLSQVLIGAGDVGNTLVESHDVALISATGSTRMGRIVGPKVAARFGRSILELGGNNAGIVCPSADLDMALRAVAFGAMGTAGQRCTTMRRLFVHESVYDALVPRLIKAYASVSVGNPLETQALVGPLIDKLAFDAMQSALEAARAAGGKVHGGARASVASNAAYYVHPALVEMPEQTGPVLEETFAPILYVMKYNDFDAVLESHNAVGAGLSSSIFTLDMREMETFLSARGSDCGIANVNIGTSGAEIGGAFGGEKETGGGRESGSDAWKGYMRRATNTINFSRELPLAQGVVFDID